One Candidatus Binataceae bacterium DNA segment encodes these proteins:
- a CDS encoding SDR family NAD(P)-dependent oxidoreductase: MAQSKKSKVAVVVGVGAGTGASLARRFASDYAIALIARNGDYLRSLGDELRAAGGDALEAPADVGDASAVAAAFATIRERLGDPDLLLYNAGSGTWGTIAEITPAQYEADWRVNAFGAFLCAKEVAPAMIKRGAGAMLFTGATAGVKAGAKSVSFGPAKFAMRGLAQSLARDLGPRGIHVVWINVDGAIAIPRVRERYPQMKDEDMLKPDAIAETYWHLAHQDRSAWTMELEVRPFKEKF, encoded by the coding sequence ATGGCGCAAAGCAAAAAATCCAAAGTGGCGGTAGTGGTGGGAGTCGGCGCCGGTACCGGCGCATCACTCGCGCGACGTTTCGCGAGTGACTACGCGATCGCGCTGATCGCGCGCAACGGCGATTATCTGCGCAGCCTTGGCGACGAGCTTCGTGCGGCCGGCGGTGACGCGCTGGAGGCTCCGGCGGATGTCGGAGACGCCTCGGCGGTGGCCGCAGCCTTCGCCACTATTCGCGAGCGCCTGGGCGACCCTGACCTGCTGCTTTACAACGCCGGCAGCGGCACGTGGGGCACTATCGCCGAAATAACGCCCGCGCAATACGAGGCTGATTGGCGGGTCAACGCCTTCGGCGCTTTTCTCTGCGCGAAAGAAGTGGCGCCCGCGATGATCAAGCGGGGCGCCGGTGCGATGCTCTTTACGGGCGCGACCGCGGGCGTCAAAGCTGGTGCGAAATCGGTCTCTTTCGGTCCAGCCAAGTTCGCGATGCGCGGGCTGGCGCAGTCCTTGGCGCGCGACCTCGGACCGCGCGGCATCCACGTCGTCTGGATCAATGTCGATGGCGCGATCGCGATTCCGCGCGTGCGCGAGCGCTATCCGCAGATGAAGGATGAGGACATGCTCAAGCCCGACGCGATTGCGGAGACCTACTGGCATCTCGCCCATCAGGATCGCAGCGCCTGGACGATGGAGCTCGAAGTCCGACCGTTCAAGGAAAAATTCTGA
- a CDS encoding MFS transporter — MSVPEFLESARSASVRPRAPTAVLFATVFVDLLGFGIVIPFLPMYAARMGIGAFKIGMILSIYSLMQFLAAPILGRISDRVGRRPIIMLGLLGSSVSYLIYGFANSFVWLLLSRGVHGACAATVSTAQAYVADTTTETERTHGMGMIGAAFGLGFVLGPAIGGLLGHSSLRVPAFVAAAITFANLIFAATSLPESHRSTGAEPFHWSHLAQPLMILPRQLARHRLARFFLIAFLATFAMAIFETTFALIAPLLYGYHAAGVGGLFAFAGVVQAVTQGYLLGKLVKLVGEKRLIRVGLLLFAIGMAPLASFRSSAMLLVLLALLALGYGFANPAIASLISKRSGRHLQGEVLGVNQSALALARIVGPIVAGILYDTSGPLSAYIGGALAAIIALVIAGGIDPAASGEALR, encoded by the coding sequence ATGTCAGTTCCGGAATTTCTCGAATCTGCCCGATCGGCGTCGGTGCGCCCGCGTGCACCGACGGCGGTGCTGTTTGCGACAGTCTTTGTCGATTTGCTCGGCTTCGGCATCGTGATCCCTTTCCTGCCGATGTATGCCGCCCGGATGGGAATTGGGGCCTTCAAGATCGGAATGATTCTGTCGATCTATTCGCTGATGCAGTTTCTGGCGGCGCCGATTCTGGGCCGCATCTCCGACCGCGTCGGCCGCCGCCCGATCATCATGCTGGGCCTGCTCGGTTCGTCGGTCAGCTATCTCATCTATGGCTTCGCCAATTCATTCGTCTGGCTGCTCCTTTCACGCGGCGTGCATGGCGCCTGCGCGGCGACGGTTTCGACCGCGCAGGCCTATGTGGCGGATACAACTACCGAGACCGAGCGCACTCATGGGATGGGGATGATCGGCGCCGCTTTCGGCCTGGGCTTCGTGCTGGGGCCGGCGATCGGCGGGCTGCTGGGCCATTCGAGTCTGCGCGTGCCGGCTTTCGTCGCCGCGGCGATCACTTTCGCTAACCTGATTTTTGCCGCAACGTCGCTGCCGGAATCACATCGAAGCACCGGGGCCGAGCCGTTTCACTGGAGCCATCTGGCGCAGCCGCTGATGATTTTGCCGCGTCAGCTCGCGCGTCATCGGCTGGCGCGATTTTTCCTAATCGCTTTCCTCGCGACGTTTGCGATGGCGATCTTTGAAACCACCTTCGCCCTGATAGCACCGCTGCTGTATGGCTATCACGCAGCCGGGGTTGGTGGCCTGTTTGCCTTCGCAGGAGTAGTTCAGGCGGTTACGCAAGGGTATCTGCTGGGAAAACTGGTCAAGTTGGTCGGCGAGAAACGCCTGATTCGCGTGGGGTTGCTGCTGTTTGCGATCGGCATGGCGCCGCTGGCGAGCTTTCGCTCGTCCGCAATGTTGCTCGTGCTGCTCGCCCTGCTGGCGCTCGGCTACGGCTTTGCGAACCCGGCGATCGCGAGCCTTATCTCGAAGCGCTCGGGACGCCATCTGCAAGGCGAGGTGCTGGGTGTGAACCAGTCGGCGCTGGCGCTGGCGCGGATCGTCGGTCCGATCGTGGCGGGGATCCTCTACGATACGAGCGGGCCGCTATCCGCCTACATCGGCGGCGCGTTGGCCGCGATTATCGCGCTCGTAATTGCCGGCGGCATCGACCCCGCCGCATCGGGAGAAGCGTTACGCTAA
- a CDS encoding CopD family protein, producing the protein MLVLHLFGVVFWVGSLLVVSSLMARVADEVGAAREALIVAARRLLGVGATIGAAVTILFGIGAIMTEPIVLTEGWLHAKLLLVLIMLGCHFRLYRRVVALESAPGSATRREFSILHGVVSLLLLLILALVLIRPF; encoded by the coding sequence ATTCTCGTTCTTCATCTATTCGGCGTCGTCTTCTGGGTCGGCAGCCTGCTCGTGGTCAGCAGCCTGATGGCGCGCGTAGCCGACGAAGTCGGTGCGGCGCGCGAAGCGCTGATCGTCGCGGCGCGACGGCTGCTCGGGGTCGGCGCGACAATCGGCGCCGCCGTCACGATCCTCTTTGGCATCGGCGCGATCATGACGGAGCCGATCGTGCTCACAGAGGGCTGGCTGCACGCCAAGCTGCTACTGGTATTGATCATGCTCGGATGCCACTTCAGGCTGTACCGCCGCGTCGTCGCACTCGAAAGCGCGCCGGGCTCGGCGACCCGCCGCGAATTCTCGATCCTCCACGGCGTGGTCAGCCTGCTGTTGCTGCTGATTCTCGCGCTGGTCTTGATACGGCCGTTTTGA
- a CDS encoding alanine--glyoxylate aminotransferase family protein, with translation MPISIPELNPAARILLGPGPSNIHPRVMKALLSPVVGHLDPDFVKIMEEIKTLLRETFQTANDITFPVSGTGSAGMETALVNLIEDGDEVIVGVNGVFGERAADAAGRLGAKVTRVEAEWGRIVEPERLEAALKAARKPKLLVVVHAETSTGVYQPVAELGGISHRHGALFLMDAVTSLGCVPVEIDRWQVDACYSCTQKGIGAPPGLAPVTFSSRAMQAVRERRSKCRSWYFDLAAIERYWGADRVYHHTAPITMNYALHEALRLIAEEGLEARFKRHLVNSNALKAGVVAMGLELAAQVGHRLPQLTAVRVPNGIDDAQVRGDLLRLFNIEVGAGLGPFKGKVWRIGLMSESSRRQNVTLVLSALETILKRQGMELAGGAALAAADRAYRAAS, from the coding sequence GTGCCGATTTCCATTCCTGAACTTAATCCGGCCGCGCGCATCCTGCTCGGCCCCGGCCCCTCGAATATTCATCCGCGCGTGATGAAAGCGCTGCTGTCGCCGGTGGTCGGTCATCTCGATCCGGACTTCGTCAAAATCATGGAAGAGATCAAGACTCTCCTGCGCGAGACTTTCCAGACCGCCAACGACATCACTTTTCCAGTCTCGGGTACTGGCTCGGCCGGGATGGAGACGGCGCTCGTCAACCTGATCGAAGACGGCGATGAAGTGATCGTCGGGGTCAACGGGGTCTTTGGCGAGCGCGCGGCCGACGCGGCCGGCCGCCTCGGCGCCAAGGTCACCCGAGTCGAGGCGGAATGGGGCCGCATCGTCGAGCCGGAGCGTCTTGAAGCGGCGCTCAAGGCGGCGCGCAAGCCGAAATTACTCGTCGTGGTCCATGCCGAGACTTCGACCGGGGTCTATCAGCCGGTCGCTGAGTTGGGCGGGATATCGCATCGCCACGGCGCGCTTTTTCTGATGGACGCCGTCACCTCGCTCGGATGTGTCCCGGTCGAGATCGATCGCTGGCAGGTTGACGCCTGCTATAGCTGCACGCAAAAAGGCATCGGCGCGCCGCCGGGACTCGCGCCTGTAACCTTCAGCAGCCGCGCGATGCAGGCTGTGCGTGAGCGGCGCAGCAAGTGCCGTTCCTGGTATTTCGATCTCGCCGCCATCGAGCGCTATTGGGGCGCCGACCGCGTCTATCATCACACCGCGCCGATCACGATGAATTACGCGCTGCACGAAGCCTTACGCCTTATCGCGGAGGAGGGGCTCGAAGCGCGCTTCAAACGCCACCTGGTGAACTCGAATGCGCTCAAGGCGGGAGTCGTTGCGATGGGTCTCGAGCTCGCCGCTCAGGTTGGTCACCGCCTGCCGCAACTGACCGCGGTGCGCGTGCCCAACGGCATCGACGACGCGCAAGTGCGCGGCGACCTGCTGCGCCTGTTCAACATCGAAGTCGGCGCCGGGCTGGGGCCTTTCAAGGGCAAAGTCTGGCGCATCGGCCTGATGAGTGAGTCGTCGCGCCGCCAGAACGTGACGCTGGTTTTGAGCGCGCTCGAGACGATCCTTAAAAGGCAGGGGATGGAGCTGGCAGGCGGCGCAGCGCTCGCCGCGGCCGATCGCGCATATCGCGCAGCATCATGA
- a CDS encoding FAD-linked oxidase C-terminal domain-containing protein: MQMERHSPITPDVVAGLREILGADGIVSRPSELKVYECDGWTMEKSIPELLLRPRSTADVSAVLRILDRHGIAFVPRGAGTGLSGGCLPLDAPIMICTSRMNRILEIDLANRRIEVESGVVNLNVTNAVKAAGYFYAPDPSSQAACTIGGNIAENSGGPHTLKYGVTTNHVLGLELVLPDGEIVELGGPAEELCGYDLVGTVVGAEGTVGIVTRATLRLSRAPEAHCTMLAVFDEVAAATHAVSAVIAHGIIPGAIEMMDRLIIRAVEEAFAVGLPTDAGAVLIIELDGLAAGIEEHAVQVRELMRAGGAREVRLARDEHERTMLWKARKRAFGAVGRLAPNYATHDGVVPRTRLPEILERIVAISARHQLKIGNVFHAGDGNIHPIVLYDERDSDQVRRVIAAGHDILAACIELGGSLTGEHGIGVEKIHEMPMLFSPDDLLVMSELRRVFDPAERSNPNKVIPRPGGCVEVAMPRRQVAL, from the coding sequence ATGCAGATGGAACGGCACAGCCCCATCACACCCGATGTCGTCGCCGGCTTGCGGGAAATCCTCGGCGCCGACGGAATCGTTTCGCGCCCGAGCGAACTCAAGGTCTACGAGTGCGACGGCTGGACGATGGAGAAGAGCATCCCGGAGCTGCTGCTGCGGCCCCGTTCGACTGCCGACGTCAGCGCTGTGCTGCGCATCCTGGACCGTCACGGAATCGCTTTCGTGCCGCGCGGCGCCGGCACCGGATTGTCGGGCGGCTGCCTGCCGCTCGACGCGCCAATCATGATTTGCACCTCGCGCATGAATCGCATCCTCGAGATTGATCTGGCCAATCGGCGCATCGAGGTCGAAAGCGGCGTAGTCAACCTCAACGTCACCAACGCAGTGAAGGCGGCGGGCTATTTTTACGCACCCGACCCGTCGTCGCAGGCGGCGTGCACGATCGGGGGCAATATCGCGGAGAATTCGGGCGGGCCGCACACGCTCAAATACGGCGTCACGACCAATCACGTCCTCGGCCTCGAACTGGTCCTGCCCGACGGCGAAATCGTCGAGCTCGGCGGTCCAGCGGAGGAACTCTGCGGCTACGATCTGGTCGGCACCGTGGTCGGCGCAGAGGGCACCGTGGGCATCGTCACGCGGGCGACGCTGCGGCTCTCGCGCGCACCTGAGGCGCATTGCACGATGCTCGCCGTATTCGACGAGGTCGCGGCCGCCACGCACGCGGTCTCGGCGGTTATCGCGCACGGGATCATTCCGGGCGCAATCGAGATGATGGACCGGCTGATCATCCGCGCGGTCGAGGAAGCATTCGCGGTGGGGCTGCCAACCGATGCCGGCGCGGTCCTGATTATCGAACTCGACGGGCTCGCTGCGGGAATCGAGGAGCACGCGGTGCAGGTGCGCGAACTGATGCGGGCCGGCGGCGCGCGCGAGGTCCGCCTGGCGCGCGACGAGCACGAGCGCACGATGCTGTGGAAAGCGCGCAAGCGCGCGTTCGGCGCGGTCGGACGGCTCGCGCCCAACTATGCGACGCACGACGGCGTGGTGCCGCGCACCCGCCTGCCGGAGATTCTCGAGCGGATCGTCGCGATCAGCGCGCGCCATCAGCTCAAGATCGGCAACGTCTTCCACGCCGGCGACGGCAACATTCATCCGATCGTGCTTTACGACGAGCGTGATTCGGATCAGGTTCGGCGCGTGATCGCAGCCGGCCATGATATTCTCGCAGCCTGTATCGAGCTGGGCGGTAGCCTTACGGGCGAGCACGGAATCGGCGTCGAGAAGATCCATGAGATGCCGATGCTGTTCTCGCCAGACGATCTACTGGTGATGAGTGAATTGCGCCGAGTCTTCGATCCCGCTGAACGCTCCAATCCGAACAAAGTGATCCCGCGTCCGGGCGGATGCGTTGAAGTCGCCATGCCGCGGCGTCAAGTTGCCCTCTGA
- a CDS encoding FAD-binding oxidoreductase, whose protein sequence is MPPPDASRLATDFAALIGADRVRLAQEREAAAAEIVVEPENTEEIAEIVRRCERDRIALAPVGAMRTQSFISRVPVGVSLTRMNRVVAYEPNDMTVVAEAGVTLGSFNQMAAQRGQRLPADPPAPELTTLGSLIAGAKAGPLRLSEGTIRDLLIGIRFVGHGGRMVHAGGRVVKNVAGYDLMKLLTGSFGTLGIITEAACKTRPIPPDYHLAVAGFPTLDAAFEAAQKSERAAALFHCEVLSRERAGEFSEDGKFALLAGFGGIRPEVEHQRTALLTTLGPATRICEGAEADAAYRSLRDREPEPGAIAAQIAVPPAELAQCLEACGSEFRAHALNGVAQLWSAAEDFERERGFVAKWRAIAHGARGHLRLIAAPANLRRELAIFDAPPPPALALMRRLKAAFDPHNVFNPNCFVGGL, encoded by the coding sequence ATGCCGCCTCCTGACGCCTCCCGTCTCGCCACTGACTTTGCCGCGTTGATCGGCGCCGATCGCGTGCGCCTCGCCCAGGAGCGGGAAGCTGCGGCCGCTGAGATCGTCGTCGAACCTGAAAACACGGAAGAGATTGCCGAGATTGTCCGCAGATGCGAGCGCGACCGCATCGCGCTCGCGCCGGTCGGTGCGATGCGTACGCAGAGCTTCATAAGCCGCGTGCCAGTGGGCGTGTCGCTGACGCGCATGAACCGGGTCGTCGCCTACGAACCCAACGATATGACCGTCGTCGCCGAGGCGGGCGTAACGCTGGGCAGCTTCAACCAGATGGCCGCGCAGCGTGGACAGCGCTTACCCGCCGATCCGCCGGCGCCGGAGTTGACGACCTTAGGCTCGCTGATTGCGGGCGCGAAGGCCGGCCCGCTGCGTCTGAGCGAGGGCACGATTCGCGATCTCTTGATCGGCATCCGCTTCGTCGGGCACGGCGGGCGGATGGTTCACGCGGGCGGCCGGGTCGTCAAAAATGTCGCCGGCTATGACCTGATGAAGTTGCTGACCGGTTCGTTCGGCACACTCGGGATCATCACCGAGGCAGCGTGCAAAACCCGCCCCATTCCGCCCGACTATCATCTCGCGGTCGCAGGCTTCCCTACGCTCGACGCAGCTTTCGAAGCCGCGCAAAAGTCTGAACGCGCCGCTGCGCTGTTTCATTGCGAGGTGCTCAGTCGCGAGCGCGCGGGAGAGTTTTCCGAGGATGGCAAATTCGCCCTGCTCGCTGGCTTCGGCGGAATCCGTCCCGAGGTTGAGCATCAGCGGACAGCTCTGTTGACGACGCTCGGTCCCGCTACGCGAATCTGCGAAGGCGCCGAAGCGGACGCTGCCTATCGATCACTGCGTGATCGGGAGCCGGAGCCCGGCGCTATCGCGGCACAGATCGCTGTACCGCCCGCTGAACTGGCGCAGTGCCTGGAGGCTTGTGGGAGTGAGTTCCGCGCACATGCATTGAACGGCGTCGCGCAGCTCTGGAGCGCAGCCGAGGACTTCGAGCGCGAGCGCGGTTTCGTCGCGAAATGGCGTGCTATCGCGCATGGCGCGCGCGGCCATCTGCGCCTGATCGCGGCGCCTGCGAACCTGCGCCGAGAGCTCGCGATCTTCGACGCGCCGCCCCCTCCGGCGCTGGCGCTCATGCGGCGGCTCAAAGCCGCTTTCGATCCGCACAACGTCTTCAATCCGAATTGCTTCGTCGGCGGGCTCTGA
- a CDS encoding heterodisulfide reductase-related iron-sulfur binding cluster yields the protein MASAPNPSSAPRLETLNPMQRPIKDVVDYELLFDCVHCGLCLEACPTYVLTRAEMDSPRGRIYLMKALAEGALELDADAVRHLDLCLECRGCETACPSGVRYGRLIEKARVYVERNWRRSLFERLRNRAIGAVFPYPGRLRLLLTPLKLIERAGLRPLLQRFAPAGLRNWIELLPALNPANAPVFPAIAPAPVPAGTISKSVVVHHGCVAQVLTPSENRNSEAALRAAGYRVAQLRQTVCCGALDIHNGNRARALEFARINVREFKRSGADAIISAASGCSAVIASYGEWLKHDAELAGAAQEMASRVADLSSLMLDGSKVFTREFPATVTYHDSCHLAHGLGVREAPRTLLRSIPGVRLIELPEADLCCGSAGSYNLTEPAMAQALARRKADNILATGADYVILSNPGCEFQIAAELNRRGAKVRVIHLADFLALAAAGAEPSTPATLTE from the coding sequence ATGGCATCCGCGCCAAATCCGTCATCAGCGCCGCGACTAGAAACCCTTAATCCGATGCAGCGTCCGATCAAAGACGTCGTGGACTATGAATTGCTCTTTGACTGCGTGCATTGCGGCCTGTGCCTCGAGGCCTGCCCGACCTACGTGTTGACGCGCGCCGAAATGGATTCGCCGCGCGGCCGCATCTACTTGATGAAGGCGCTGGCGGAGGGAGCTCTCGAACTCGACGCCGACGCCGTGCGCCATCTCGACCTCTGCCTGGAGTGCCGCGGCTGCGAAACGGCGTGTCCCTCCGGCGTCCGCTATGGACGTTTGATCGAGAAGGCGCGGGTTTACGTCGAGCGCAATTGGCGTCGCAGTTTGTTCGAGCGCCTGCGCAATCGCGCGATCGGCGCGGTTTTCCCCTACCCCGGCCGGCTGCGGCTCCTGCTCACACCACTGAAGCTGATCGAACGCGCGGGCTTGCGTCCTCTGCTGCAGCGCTTCGCACCGGCCGGGCTGAGAAACTGGATCGAATTGTTGCCCGCGCTCAATCCAGCCAACGCGCCGGTTTTTCCGGCGATCGCACCCGCGCCAGTACCCGCCGGCACGATCAGCAAGTCTGTCGTCGTTCACCATGGCTGCGTCGCGCAAGTGCTGACGCCATCGGAGAATCGCAACAGCGAGGCGGCGCTGCGCGCGGCCGGCTATCGCGTCGCACAGCTTAGGCAGACGGTCTGCTGCGGCGCGCTCGACATCCACAACGGTAATCGCGCCCGAGCGTTGGAATTCGCGCGAATCAATGTTCGCGAATTCAAGCGCTCCGGCGCGGACGCAATCATCTCGGCGGCCTCGGGATGCTCGGCAGTGATCGCGAGCTATGGCGAATGGCTCAAGCATGACGCGGAACTAGCCGGCGCCGCACAGGAGATGGCATCACGCGTCGCCGATCTGAGCTCGCTCATGCTTGACGGCTCCAAAGTCTTCACGCGGGAGTTTCCCGCGACCGTCACGTATCACGACTCCTGTCATCTGGCGCATGGCCTTGGAGTCCGCGAGGCTCCGCGCACGTTGCTGCGGTCGATTCCCGGGGTGCGGCTGATCGAGCTTCCCGAAGCGGACCTCTGCTGCGGGTCGGCGGGCAGCTACAACCTGACCGAACCGGCAATGGCGCAGGCGCTGGCGCGGCGCAAGGCCGACAATATCCTCGCTACCGGCGCGGACTATGTAATTTTGTCGAATCCCGGATGTGAGTTTCAGATCGCAGCTGAGTTAAATCGGCGCGGCGCCAAGGTCCGCGTCATCCATCTGGCCGATTTTCTGGCGCTCGCCGCGGCAGGCGCCGAGCCGAGTACGCCTGCCACCCTTACGGAGTGA
- the cobA gene encoding uroporphyrinogen-III C-methyltransferase, which translates to MAESRGRAYGRVYLIGAGPGAPDLITMRGARLLGAAEVVVYDSLVSLELLKLAPAEAERIHAGKRGGNEHSADQNAINAILIERARQGKKVVRLKGGDPFIFGRGGEEAEALADAGIAFEIVPGVTSAIAVPAFAGIPVTHRDYGSFVVIVTGHEEPARDRAEAIPWREAIPWDDLARAVSRRGTLVILMAAARMRATLARLSAAGLPESTPAAAIQWGATAAQRTVLATLATLAGEAEREQLVAPAVVVVGECARLREDLAWFERMPLFGRRIVVTRAAAKATRFAAHLRALGADAIEFPTIASAPPSSYQQLDQALADASSFDWIIFTSATGVNAFVERMRTLGLDLRALGKSALAAIGPATAARLRHHALKVAAMPSEYRAEALIDAIGVERIGGARFLIPRAEVAREILPELLLRHGAHEVVVAPAYRTVAPPAADSAALRERLAAGAIDLVTFTSSSTVTNFVALIGDLSPLPKAAAIGPITAATARACGFDVIASPATYTVAELTNAIVACFKHPV; encoded by the coding sequence ATGGCTGAATCGCGCGGCAGGGCTTACGGAAGAGTCTATCTGATCGGCGCCGGGCCGGGCGCGCCGGATCTCATCACAATGCGCGGGGCGCGCCTCCTCGGCGCGGCCGAGGTCGTCGTCTACGACAGTCTGGTTTCGCTGGAGTTGCTGAAACTTGCGCCGGCCGAAGCCGAGCGCATTCACGCCGGCAAGCGCGGCGGCAATGAACATAGCGCCGATCAGAACGCGATCAACGCGATCCTGATCGAACGCGCGCGTCAAGGCAAAAAGGTGGTTCGCCTCAAGGGCGGCGACCCGTTTATTTTTGGCCGCGGCGGCGAGGAGGCCGAGGCTCTCGCTGACGCCGGCATCGCGTTCGAGATTGTTCCCGGCGTCACCTCCGCGATCGCGGTGCCCGCCTTCGCCGGCATCCCGGTCACGCATCGCGACTACGGTTCGTTCGTGGTCATCGTGACCGGCCATGAGGAGCCAGCGCGCGATCGTGCTGAGGCGATTCCCTGGCGCGAAGCTATACCCTGGGATGACCTCGCACGCGCCGTCAGCCGGCGCGGGACGCTCGTCATCCTGATGGCGGCGGCGCGGATGCGCGCGACGCTCGCCCGCCTGTCGGCGGCCGGCCTTCCCGAATCGACCCCGGCTGCGGCGATTCAATGGGGCGCGACCGCCGCTCAGCGCACCGTCCTCGCCACCCTCGCGACCCTCGCCGGCGAAGCTGAGCGCGAGCAACTCGTCGCTCCCGCGGTGGTCGTGGTCGGCGAATGCGCACGGCTGCGCGAAGATCTGGCTTGGTTCGAGCGAATGCCGCTCTTTGGCCGGCGGATCGTCGTAACGCGCGCGGCCGCGAAGGCGACGCGCTTCGCCGCCCACCTGCGCGCGCTCGGCGCCGACGCGATCGAGTTTCCGACGATCGCATCCGCGCCGCCTTCGAGCTATCAACAACTCGATCAGGCGCTCGCCGACGCCAGCTCCTTCGACTGGATTATTTTCACCAGCGCGACCGGGGTTAACGCCTTTGTCGAGCGGATGCGCACACTGGGCCTCGATCTGCGCGCGCTGGGAAAAAGCGCTCTCGCCGCGATCGGTCCGGCCACCGCGGCGCGGCTGCGCCATCACGCGCTTAAGGTCGCCGCGATGCCCTCCGAGTATCGCGCCGAGGCGCTCATCGACGCGATCGGCGTCGAGCGCATCGGCGGCGCGCGTTTCCTGATTCCTCGCGCCGAGGTCGCCCGCGAAATTCTCCCCGAGCTTTTGCTGCGCCACGGCGCGCATGAGGTCGTCGTCGCCCCGGCTTATCGCACGGTGGCGCCGCCCGCCGCCGACTCGGCCGCGCTGCGCGAGCGCCTAGCCGCGGGTGCGATCGATCTTGTGACCTTCACCAGCTCCAGCACGGTGACGAATTTTGTGGCGCTGATCGGCGACCTGAGCCCGCTGCCGAAGGCCGCCGCGATCGGCCCGATCACCGCCGCCACCGCTCGCGCCTGCGGCTTCGACGTCATAGCCAGTCCTGCGACCTACACCGTCGCGGAGCTCACCAACGCGATTGTCGCCTGCTTCAAACACCCCGTATAA
- the hemB gene encoding porphobilinogen synthase, whose amino-acid sequence MAFPINRPRRLRRTETLRRMVREIRLAPDDLIQPYFVCPGRDVRKPIAAMPGVAQLSVDNVVREAREAWSAGIPAIILFGIPTRKDAVGSEAWNDDGEVQRATREIKEQVPGLAVITDVCMCEYTDHGHCGAVAGNDVDNDATLDLLVREALSHARAGADMVAPSDMMDGRVGAIRAALDAEGFSHLPIMAYSAKFASAFYGPFREAAESAPQFGDRRSYQMDPPNGDEAMREIALDLDEGADIVMVKPALAYLDLIWRAKHEFQVPVAAYNVSGEYAMIRAAGLNGWLDEERATLEVLTSIKRAGADLILTYFATNVARRLR is encoded by the coding sequence ATGGCATTTCCGATTAATCGGCCGCGACGGCTCCGCCGCACCGAGACTCTCCGCCGGATGGTGCGCGAGATCCGCCTGGCGCCTGACGATCTGATCCAGCCCTACTTCGTCTGCCCAGGCCGCGACGTGCGCAAGCCGATCGCCGCGATGCCCGGCGTCGCCCAGCTCTCAGTCGATAACGTCGTCCGCGAGGCGCGCGAAGCTTGGTCAGCCGGCATTCCTGCGATCATTCTATTCGGCATCCCGACCCGCAAAGACGCCGTGGGCAGCGAAGCCTGGAACGACGACGGCGAGGTCCAGCGCGCGACTCGCGAAATCAAGGAGCAGGTTCCCGGGCTTGCCGTCATCACCGACGTCTGCATGTGCGAGTACACCGATCATGGCCACTGCGGCGCCGTCGCCGGCAACGACGTCGACAACGACGCGACGCTCGATCTGTTGGTGCGTGAGGCGCTGTCTCACGCGCGCGCCGGCGCCGACATGGTCGCCCCGTCAGACATGATGGACGGACGCGTCGGCGCGATCCGCGCCGCTCTCGACGCCGAGGGCTTTAGCCACCTCCCGATCATGGCCTACTCGGCCAAGTTCGCGTCGGCCTTTTACGGTCCGTTTCGCGAAGCCGCCGAGTCCGCGCCGCAGTTCGGCGATCGCCGTTCTTATCAGATGGATCCGCCCAACGGTGACGAGGCGATGCGCGAAATCGCGCTCGATCTCGACGAAGGCGCGGACATCGTGATGGTCAAGCCGGCGCTGGCTTATCTCGATCTGATCTGGCGGGCGAAGCACGAATTTCAGGTTCCGGTCGCGGCATACAATGTCTCGGGCGAATACGCCATGATCCGCGCGGCGGGCCTCAACGGCTGGCTCGACGAAGAACGCGCCACGCTCGAGGTTCTTACTTCGATCAAGCGCGCCGGTGCCGACCTGATCCTCACCTACTTCGCGACCAATGTTGCCCGCCGCCTGCGCTGA
- a CDS encoding Hpt domain-containing protein — protein MQILDAEVIADLRSEGDELLEDLIALFVSETPKRLATLAGSADAGNCAEAERAAHTLKSSAATLGAQVLSATAAAMEDAARGRRLEDVARLLGPLEAEANRVIAALCEESARGSRV, from the coding sequence ATGCAAATACTGGATGCTGAAGTTATCGCTGACCTTCGCAGCGAGGGTGACGAGCTCTTGGAGGATCTGATCGCACTGTTCGTCAGCGAGACGCCCAAGCGACTGGCGACGCTGGCCGGTAGTGCTGACGCGGGTAATTGCGCGGAGGCCGAGCGCGCGGCGCATACCCTCAAGAGCAGCGCGGCTACGCTCGGCGCGCAGGTGCTGAGCGCCACGGCGGCCGCGATGGAAGATGCAGCGCGAGGCCGCCGGCTCGAGGACGTTGCACGGCTCCTCGGGCCTCTGGAGGCCGAAGCGAATCGCGTGATCGCGGCGCTCTGCGAAGAGAGTGCGCGCGGTTCGCGAGTCTGA